From the genome of Natranaerovirga pectinivora, one region includes:
- a CDS encoding S8 family serine peptidase produces the protein MKHRIFKVISLVLIVMLMITQGIFARSQNNITNYKLNDTTQSNIGEKIFYIDKGGEVEYFFTNQSQEDLFHNQREASKINSVNNTHNIRKGDLKKQVDVHKRNDLVQPSNTKEITQDHSQKMWKSKTNHNKNYIPGELIVKVKENVKALEKQNIFAQNSLKVKQNLNSIKADLVTVPSHVNIDQIISRLKLDERVEYVEPNYLYQPLNITTDPLSGDLWGLENQGQLIYGIPGVPGIDIDILEAWEITQGAEEVVVAVIDTGVDVNHPDLKDRIWINPNEIHNGMDSDGNGYVDDLYGWDFYNNNNTVFNPEDGDEHGTHVAGTIAATLNNIGIVGVAPNVKVMPLKFLGPYGGSASDAILAIEYASNMGVKISNNSWGGGGYSQALKEAIENSGMLFIAAAGNNGWNNDLYRTYPASYESPNIISVAAVDNRGHLAHFSNYGENTVDVAAPGVGILSTVPKGPEMGAAIQSDTGAYKTLFQGFGLEIISSNTQRVQLMESVMQFFDIDTQSSILLVQDDESNLGDRRNVLSYYEDPLKALKFENLDVYTVPAHTDGPSIDILNEYDVVVWFTGEGSGDQYIKTITEYDQQVLIQYLNNGGNLYLSGRDAGWNIEYTDFYLNYLNTHFVSEANYLEFVNGMSGTVFENHTYHLLPSIWMDYLAPANSDGQVALFYPGDNNYDYSYDYYDGTSMAAPHVAGIAALLLSDGTEDILQMKAKILASSMPLPHLSGKVFTGGLVNAAAALKMGDFSLEDDIPGIPLEGINIGTLHYLEDLDDVYHIDLKVGETINLYLTADNGTDFDLHLYAPWAKTVKSTEGLLASSENAGSEEFIQFTAEKTGRYFVNVYAYSGMGSYTLTYDMGEEIVIDDRNSALQYVGDWKEINSDFHENGTAKVLNSSGSVFLNFTGSKISWTGFKNSNQGIARVFINEVFAGDINLYSAVPKYKQVLFEKDLPYYGNHNIEIRWSGQWDRSARKSATSINIDTFMISTESTAPQPPVIFQASSTIEEIRLEYMGNESGDVAYYKVYRSTDDIKYELVAYIDSYSMPDHNWYRDSVTEDRDYFYKMTAVNNSEVESVYSNTVVARPIIPNSVYVLQDTSRHIEYTGNWTLETGESFNNGTRHVTLEEGAKVKIPFTGYKSELSIHTGPDMGVLKLTWPHGTSNEYDLYSQYGEGTWGFGTTWGSRANGEYWILECVSGKINFDYSQVYDITFDAPQIPSGLTGAKEGNSVKLIWSDNQEVDILGYKVWRRTSQENQYTLLNLVEDSNFTDDSIEEGKHYYYALTAINHAGLQSDFTGVIEIIGGVTGPILGEGYYEEDADGITYSGNWLKHNQSTHSAGSMMYSTETGAYVEFSFEGTGIQWIGNNRNNAGIAKVTINNEKAEYVDLYSPTNQFQQMVYEKQGLEFGVHTIRIEVTGNKNVGSSNTLVSIDAFDIYNIITTPGAPKNLTAIKNGITSVDLSWLPGSDEVVEWYNVYRSSTTGYGYDKIAKVTNMIFTDVNIDPLKDYYYVVTAVDYAGNESDMSNEVKVLGHIQEQIRIEETAEEIIYSGNWLNHNQSTHSGGRMKYSTETGAYVELSFEGTGIQWISNIRNNAGIAKVTINNEKVEYVDLYSPTTQFQQMVYEKQGLEYGVHTIRIEVTGTKNVGSSNTLVSIDAFDINNIVTTSPIAPKNLTAIKNGITSIDLSWLLGSDEDVAWYNVYRSTTAGYGYEKIAKVTNLKYTDVNINPLKDYYYVVTAVDYFGNKSDMSNEVEVLGHIQEQIRIEETAEVIIYSGNWLNHNQSTHSGGSMKYSTEKGAYVEFSFEGTGIQWISNIRNNAGIAKVTINNEKAEYVDLYGPTNQFQQMVYENQGLKYGVHTIRIEVAGTKNVGSSNTLVSIDAFEVTQLIERN, from the coding sequence ATGAAACATCGAATTTTTAAAGTAATATCATTAGTATTGATAGTGATGCTAATGATTACCCAAGGTATTTTTGCTAGGTCACAGAATAATATAACAAATTATAAGCTAAATGATACGACGCAAAGTAACATAGGAGAAAAAATTTTTTATATTGATAAAGGTGGAGAGGTTGAATACTTTTTTACAAATCAATCACAAGAAGATCTTTTTCATAATCAAAGAGAAGCAAGTAAAATAAACTCTGTTAATAATACACATAATATAAGAAAAGGTGACTTAAAGAAACAAGTTGATGTTCACAAGAGAAATGATTTAGTGCAACCTAGTAATACAAAAGAAATTACACAAGATCATTCTCAGAAAATGTGGAAAAGCAAAACTAATCATAACAAAAATTATATTCCTGGGGAATTAATAGTTAAAGTTAAGGAGAATGTAAAGGCTCTTGAAAAACAAAATATTTTTGCTCAGAATAGTTTAAAAGTTAAACAAAACTTAAATTCTATTAAAGCTGATCTTGTGACGGTTCCAAGTCATGTAAACATAGATCAGATTATTAGTAGGCTCAAGTTAGATGAAAGAGTAGAATATGTAGAGCCTAATTATTTATATCAACCCTTAAATATAACGACAGACCCGTTGAGTGGAGATTTATGGGGGCTTGAAAATCAAGGGCAATTAATCTATGGGATACCAGGAGTACCTGGGATTGATATTGATATATTAGAAGCTTGGGAGATAACTCAAGGTGCTGAAGAAGTTGTTGTAGCAGTAATAGATACAGGAGTAGATGTCAACCATCCAGATTTAAAGGATAGAATATGGATAAATCCTAATGAAATACATAATGGTATGGATAGTGATGGAAATGGATATGTAGATGATCTTTATGGTTGGGATTTTTACAATAATAATAATACCGTGTTTAATCCAGAAGATGGAGATGAACATGGTACCCATGTAGCAGGAACTATAGCAGCTACTTTGAATAACATAGGTATTGTAGGTGTTGCTCCTAATGTCAAAGTAATGCCACTTAAATTTTTAGGTCCTTATGGCGGAAGTGCAAGTGATGCTATATTAGCAATAGAATATGCTTCAAATATGGGAGTGAAAATCTCCAATAATAGCTGGGGTGGAGGCGGATATTCCCAGGCACTAAAGGAAGCAATAGAAAACTCTGGTATGTTATTTATCGCAGCTGCAGGTAATAATGGGTGGAATAATGATTTATACCGAACTTATCCGGCGAGCTATGAAAGTCCTAATATTATATCAGTAGCAGCAGTAGATAATAGAGGACATTTAGCTCATTTTTCTAATTATGGAGAAAATACCGTAGATGTAGCGGCACCTGGGGTGGGAATACTAAGTACAGTTCCTAAGGGACCAGAGATGGGAGCGGCTATACAAAGTGATACAGGAGCATATAAAACTCTTTTTCAAGGATTTGGGCTAGAAATTATAAGTAGCAATACTCAAAGAGTACAATTAATGGAAAGTGTAATGCAATTCTTTGATATAGATACACAAAGCTCAATTTTATTAGTACAAGATGATGAGAGTAATTTGGGAGATCGGAGAAATGTTTTAAGTTATTATGAAGATCCTCTAAAGGCATTAAAGTTCGAGAATTTAGATGTATATACAGTACCAGCTCATACCGATGGTCCAAGTATAGACATACTAAATGAATATGATGTAGTAGTGTGGTTTACAGGAGAAGGATCAGGAGATCAGTATATCAAAACCATAACAGAGTATGATCAACAAGTACTAATTCAATATTTAAATAATGGAGGGAATCTTTATTTATCTGGAAGAGATGCAGGTTGGAATATAGAATATACTGACTTTTACTTAAATTACTTAAATACACATTTTGTAAGTGAGGCAAATTATTTAGAATTTGTAAATGGAATGAGTGGGACAGTTTTTGAAAATCACACCTACCATTTATTACCTAGTATATGGATGGATTATTTAGCCCCTGCGAACTCAGATGGACAAGTAGCACTCTTTTATCCGGGGGATAACAATTATGATTATTCATATGATTATTATGATGGTACATCTATGGCGGCACCGCATGTTGCAGGTATAGCTGCATTATTATTAAGTGATGGAACAGAAGATATACTACAAATGAAAGCAAAGATTCTTGCTAGTAGTATGCCTTTACCTCATTTATCAGGGAAAGTTTTTACTGGAGGTTTGGTAAATGCAGCAGCGGCTTTAAAAATGGGAGATTTTTCTTTAGAGGATGATATTCCTGGAATTCCTTTAGAGGGTATCAATATTGGAACGTTGCATTATTTAGAGGATTTAGATGATGTATATCATATAGACTTAAAAGTAGGAGAAACAATTAATCTTTATTTAACAGCAGATAATGGAACAGATTTCGACTTACACCTATATGCACCATGGGCCAAAACAGTCAAAAGTACAGAGGGATTGCTAGCTTCTTCTGAGAATGCGGGAAGTGAAGAATTTATTCAATTTACAGCAGAAAAAACTGGAAGATATTTTGTTAATGTATATGCTTATAGTGGAATGGGATCATATACTTTAACTTATGATATGGGAGAAGAGATAGTAATAGATGATCGTAATTCTGCGTTACAATATGTAGGGGATTGGAAAGAAATTAATTCAGATTTTCATGAAAATGGCACAGCTAAAGTATTAAATAGTTCAGGGAGTGTATTTTTAAACTTTACAGGCTCAAAGATTTCATGGACTGGATTTAAGAATTCAAACCAAGGAATAGCACGGGTCTTTATCAATGAAGTATTTGCAGGAGATATAAACTTGTATTCAGCGGTACCTAAGTATAAACAAGTTTTATTTGAAAAAGATTTACCTTATTATGGAAACCATAATATAGAGATTAGATGGTCTGGACAGTGGGATCGAAGCGCAAGAAAGTCAGCTACCTCTATTAATATTGATACTTTTATGATATCAACTGAAAGCACAGCACCTCAGCCGCCTGTTATTTTCCAGGCTTCTTCAACAATTGAAGAGATTAGACTAGAGTATATGGGGAATGAATCAGGAGATGTAGCATACTACAAAGTGTACAGATCAACAGATGATATTAAGTATGAGCTAGTAGCATATATCGATTCCTATTCTATGCCAGATCATAATTGGTATAGAGATAGCGTAACAGAAGATAGAGATTATTTTTATAAAATGACAGCTGTTAATAATAGTGAGGTAGAGTCAGTTTATTCCAATACTGTAGTAGCTCGACCGATTATTCCTAATAGCGTATATGTTCTTCAAGATACTAGTAGACATATAGAGTATACAGGAAATTGGACTTTGGAAACAGGAGAAAGTTTTAATAATGGAACAAGGCATGTAACTTTAGAAGAAGGCGCTAAAGTCAAGATACCATTCACTGGTTATAAAAGTGAATTAAGTATACATACTGGTCCTGATATGGGAGTATTAAAACTTACTTGGCCTCATGGCACAAGTAACGAATATGACCTCTATAGTCAATATGGAGAAGGTACGTGGGGATTTGGAACTACCTGGGGCAGTAGAGCTAATGGAGAGTACTGGATACTAGAGTGTGTATCAGGTAAAATTAATTTTGATTATTCACAAGTATATGATATTACCTTTGATGCACCTCAAATACCTAGTGGATTAACAGGAGCAAAAGAAGGTAATAGTGTTAAATTAATATGGAGTGATAACCAAGAAGTCGACATATTAGGATATAAAGTCTGGAGAAGAACATCTCAAGAGAATCAATATACATTATTAAATTTAGTTGAAGATTCAAATTTTACAGATGATAGTATAGAGGAAGGAAAACATTATTATTATGCACTAACTGCCATTAATCATGCTGGATTGCAATCAGATTTTACTGGTGTAATAGAGATTATAGGAGGAGTCACAGGTCCAATTTTAGGAGAAGGATATTATGAAGAAGATGCAGATGGAATAACCTATAGTGGAAATTGGTTAAAACATAACCAATCAACACATAGTGCTGGAAGCATGATGTATTCTACTGAAACAGGAGCGTATGTTGAGTTTAGTTTTGAAGGAACAGGAATACAATGGATAGGTAATAATCGAAATAATGCAGGAATAGCAAAGGTAACAATAAACAATGAGAAGGCAGAATATGTTGATCTTTATAGTCCAACTAATCAATTTCAACAAATGGTATATGAGAAACAAGGTTTAGAATTTGGAGTTCATACTATAAGAATTGAAGTTACTGGGAATAAGAATGTAGGTTCCAGCAATACATTGGTTAGTATTGATGCATTTGATATTTATAATATTATTACTACACCAGGAGCACCAAAAAACTTAACAGCTATTAAAAATGGAATAACATCAGTTGATTTATCATGGTTACCAGGTTCAGACGAAGTTGTAGAATGGTATAATGTGTATCGATCTAGTACAACTGGGTATGGTTATGATAAAATTGCTAAAGTAACAAACATGATATTTACAGATGTAAATATTGATCCCTTAAAAGATTATTATTATGTAGTTACGGCAGTGGATTATGCTGGAAACGAATCAGATATGTCGAATGAAGTAAAAGTATTAGGTCATATACAAGAACAAATAAGAATAGAGGAAACTGCAGAAGAGATAATCTATAGTGGGAATTGGTTAAATCATAACCAATCAACACATAGTGGCGGAAGAATGAAGTATTCTACTGAAACAGGAGCGTATGTTGAGCTTAGCTTTGAAGGAACAGGGATACAATGGATAAGTAATATTCGAAATAATGCAGGAATAGCAAAAGTAACAATAAACAATGAAAAAGTAGAATATGTTGATCTTTATAGTCCAACTACCCAATTTCAACAAATGGTATATGAGAAGCAAGGTTTAGAATATGGAGTTCATACAATTAGAATCGAAGTTACTGGGACTAAGAATGTAGGCTCAAGCAATACATTGGTAAGTATTGATGCTTTTGATATTAATAATATTGTTACTACTTCACCAATAGCACCAAAAAACTTAACGGCTATTAAAAATGGAATAACATCAATTGATTTATCATGGCTACTAGGCTCAGACGAAGATGTAGCGTGGTATAATGTGTATCGATCTACTACAGCTGGGTATGGTTATGAAAAAATTGCTAAAGTAACAAACTTGAAATATACAGATGTAAATATTAATCCCTTAAAAGATTATTATTATGTAGTTACGGCAGTAGATTATTTTGGAAACAAATCAGATATGTCAAATGAAGTAGAAGTACTAGGTCACATACAAGAACAAATAAGAATAGAGGAAACGGCAGAAGTGATAATTTATAGTGGAAATTGGTTAAATCATAACCAATCAACACATAGTGGCGGAAGCATGAAGTATTCTACAGAAAAAGGAGCATATGTTGAGTTTAGCTTTGAAGGAACAGGGATACAATGGATAAGTAATATTCGAAATAATGCAGGAATAGCAAAAGTAACAATAAACAATGAAAAAGCAGAATATGTTGATCTTTATGGTCCAACCAATCAATTTCAACAAATGGTATATGAGAATCAAGGTTTAAAATATGGGGTTCATACCATAAGGATTGAAGTTGCTGGGACTAAGAATGTAGGCTCAAGCAATACATTGGTTAGTATTGATGCGTTTGAAGTGACTCAATTAATTGAAAGAAATTAG
- the murA gene encoding UDP-N-acetylglucosamine 1-carboxyvinyltransferase translates to MSQRELLVERSTLKGKIKLSGAKNSALRLQAASILTDEELIISNFPNGLSDVKIHNEMLESLGKKIDAVGDTLIISGGINSSELIWNKRSIRNTLLIWGALLARKGFSKVPLPGGCKIGERKYDLHQMVLESLGARVWVEDDYLCAESNGRLKGADIHLPLRSTGATENAILSSSLAIGKTTIWNPHIRPEILDLIDMLNKMGANIEVRGNESIVVYGVEKLHTATHKVIPDNMEALTFLVAAAITDGDVEILDFPSMHLEIPLIFLKSSGLNIYEGQSSVIIKGSTSYPLEISTGPYPGINSDMQPLLAVYSSQAKGMSKIVDLRFPDRFGYAAQLKKMGVDTNVENNLLVIKGGNSLTGADVFADDLRAGAALLLAGLVSDGITRISNAEQIERGYENFIEKFQSLGAKIKWSNYNN, encoded by the coding sequence ATGAGCCAAAGAGAATTATTAGTTGAACGAAGTACTTTAAAAGGTAAGATTAAGTTAAGTGGTGCTAAGAACAGTGCTTTAAGATTGCAAGCTGCATCAATCCTAACAGATGAAGAATTAATCATAAGTAATTTCCCTAATGGTTTATCAGATGTTAAAATTCATAATGAAATGTTGGAAAGTTTAGGGAAGAAAATAGATGCTGTAGGGGATACGTTAATTATAAGCGGAGGCATCAATTCATCTGAACTTATTTGGAATAAAAGGTCTATTAGAAATACATTATTAATTTGGGGAGCTTTATTAGCGCGTAAAGGGTTCTCAAAGGTTCCACTACCAGGTGGCTGCAAAATAGGAGAACGAAAGTATGATCTTCATCAAATGGTGCTTGAGTCATTAGGGGCAAGAGTTTGGGTTGAAGATGATTATTTATGTGCTGAATCGAATGGTCGACTTAAAGGTGCTGATATTCATTTGCCATTAAGATCTACAGGTGCTACTGAAAATGCAATTCTATCATCATCACTAGCAATAGGTAAAACAACAATTTGGAATCCTCATATTCGTCCAGAAATTCTTGATCTCATTGATATGTTAAATAAAATGGGAGCAAACATTGAAGTAAGAGGTAATGAAAGTATTGTTGTTTACGGTGTTGAAAAATTGCACACAGCCACTCATAAAGTTATTCCTGATAATATGGAAGCACTAACGTTTCTTGTTGCAGCTGCAATAACAGATGGTGATGTAGAAATATTAGATTTCCCATCAATGCATCTAGAAATACCATTGATTTTCTTGAAATCAAGTGGTCTTAATATATATGAAGGACAAAGTTCAGTAATTATTAAAGGTAGTACATCGTACCCTTTAGAAATAAGTACGGGACCTTATCCCGGTATTAATTCTGACATGCAACCATTACTTGCAGTTTATTCATCTCAAGCGAAAGGAATGTCTAAAATTGTAGACCTAAGATTCCCAGATAGATTTGGATATGCAGCTCAGTTGAAAAAAATGGGTGTTGATACAAATGTAGAGAATAACTTACTTGTTATAAAAGGAGGGAATTCATTAACTGGGGCTGATGTTTTTGCAGATGATTTACGTGCTGGAGCTGCATTACTCTTAGCAGGTTTGGTTTCCGATGGTATTACAAGAATTAGCAATGCTGAACAAATTGAAAGAGGATATGAAAACTTTATTGAAAAGTTTCAAAGCTTAGGAGCTAAAATTAAGTGGAGTAATTATAACAACTAA
- a CDS encoding serine O-acetyltransferase → MFTLRDVIQKEIKMDKKKSIIATLSIIIGNPSKRVILLYRISKISYDKGFCKLGILLRNRMILKYGVHISLKADIGLGLELRHINGVVIGDGVKIGKNVVIYQQVTLGGQNLGDSVKNNYPIVGDNVIIFAGAKILGDVIVGSNSIVGANSVVIKNVDEYSVYAGIPAKKIKDLKELSE, encoded by the coding sequence ATGTTTACTTTAAGAGATGTCATTCAAAAAGAAATTAAAATGGACAAGAAAAAGAGTATCATCGCAACTCTGAGTATTATTATTGGAAATCCCTCAAAGCGTGTGATTTTATTATACAGAATTTCAAAGATTAGTTATGATAAAGGGTTTTGTAAACTAGGGATTTTACTAAGGAATAGAATGATTTTAAAGTATGGTGTTCACATTAGCTTAAAAGCAGACATTGGGCTAGGGCTCGAGCTCAGACACATTAACGGAGTTGTGATTGGTGATGGCGTTAAGATAGGAAAAAATGTAGTTATATACCAGCAAGTGACGCTTGGTGGTCAAAATCTTGGAGATAGTGTCAAAAATAATTACCCTATTGTTGGTGATAATGTAATTATCTTTGCTGGTGCCAAGATTTTGGGAGATGTAATTGTTGGTAGTAATTCAATAGTTGGAGCAAATAGTGTCGTGATTAAGAATGTAGATGAGTATAGTGTATATGCTGGAATACCAGCTAAAAAAATTAAAGATTTAAAAGAACTATCTGAATGA
- a CDS encoding lipid II flippase MurJ: protein MMKSMRKILKNSYAFSLITKVTLVFFGVLNTVFINRYLGPELKGQYEYILNIINIAVLILNLGVYQSYPYKKRTDDQGDIREKYFAIIIVQFLAYVVISIIVSASVKMLEVTFMTMLISIMILTKQLMFISMIENINLRNLLNIGNQILYTIMLLIVFIVAPQNIYYLFVVLLLKDILIITRIIRSFSFKLSKRSFDFKLLVDATRFGFYPMITALLITMNYRFDIIILRSYVEFSQIGLYTVGVGLADKLWIIPDAFKDVLFAKTAIKNSIDDINMSIKINIIISVFMITFIAIFGKPIIKFLYGEDFIAAYSVTIIILIGIIPMLFFKLINTLFISVGKQKISFIVLLISVILNIIGNIVMIPIYGIVGAAYASIISYFICGISFLLYYSRIFNVKLWDILIFSKCDINRIKVFKR, encoded by the coding sequence ATGATGAAGAGCATGAGAAAAATATTAAAAAATAGTTATGCGTTTTCACTAATAACAAAAGTCACTTTAGTTTTCTTTGGAGTACTAAATACAGTGTTTATCAATAGGTATTTAGGACCAGAACTAAAGGGACAATATGAGTATATATTAAATATTATTAATATCGCAGTGTTAATACTAAATCTAGGAGTCTACCAATCATATCCATATAAAAAAAGAACTGATGATCAAGGGGATATAAGAGAGAAGTATTTTGCTATAATAATCGTTCAATTTTTAGCGTATGTGGTTATTTCTATTATTGTTTCAGCTTCTGTAAAGATGTTGGAAGTGACCTTTATGACAATGTTAATATCAATAATGATATTAACTAAACAATTAATGTTTATTTCAATGATTGAAAATATTAATTTGAGAAATTTATTAAATATCGGTAACCAAATATTATATACCATTATGTTGCTGATTGTCTTTATTGTAGCTCCACAAAATATTTATTATCTATTTGTAGTATTACTATTAAAAGATATTTTAATAATCACTAGAATTATTCGATCTTTTAGTTTTAAGTTGAGCAAAAGATCGTTTGATTTTAAGTTGCTTGTAGATGCAACTAGATTCGGATTTTATCCGATGATTACGGCATTACTTATAACAATGAATTATAGGTTTGATATAATAATCTTACGTAGCTATGTAGAATTTTCACAAATTGGTTTGTACACTGTAGGAGTTGGACTTGCTGACAAGCTGTGGATTATTCCAGATGCATTTAAAGATGTACTCTTTGCCAAAACAGCTATAAAAAACTCCATAGATGATATAAATATGAGTATCAAGATAAACATTATAATTAGTGTTTTCATGATTACTTTTATTGCAATCTTTGGGAAACCAATTATAAAATTTCTATACGGTGAAGATTTTATTGCAGCATATAGTGTGACGATAATAATACTTATAGGAATTATCCCAATGCTATTTTTTAAATTGATTAACACTTTATTTATTTCTGTCGGAAAACAAAAAATCTCTTTCATTGTTTTATTGATCTCTGTTATATTAAATATTATTGGTAATATTGTTATGATACCTATTTATGGAATAGTTGGTGCAGCATATGCGTCAATTATTTCATACTTTATATGCGGGATATCATTCTTGTTATATTATAGTAGAATCTTTAATGTTAAACTTTGGGATATTTTAATATTTAGCAAATGTGATATTAACAGAATAAAAGTATTTAAGAGATAA
- a CDS encoding O-antigen polymerase: protein MKTTKNISEFTNYIKNAHSITLKRVIAAVSFNIIMMLFFLSLYKGNLNFSTLLLMGAFSLLLSPIFFVKDMFHPIYIFITIQILPLINFLEKDLYGKPFRYAMWLIDNEYHFIMAYSLLIIIVWFVFLYGGFLIVSNQKSIIRLSPFRYALNSPISCAKIILIISVITYLYILFEMGGFMSMINMMSNRVELYSGKAYLINIVKLGSLASILYLYGGRVKSSVLINVATFIAMSTFGGRERAFFGVVFPYLIFYNYSYKKIKLRNLIFIIIPAVFFGILWGNLRRYGDLSLMGVELGNLLFAVARGKATADILPSLIALLLNGDIQFNFGKTLINIFFAPIPRILWSSKPSIDDAGIVGEAILGQNYWGLPPRSYGLAFFNFHWFGVILLAVITGVIIRKLYNRMLKTRVTTDISDFWIVLFYSLNIRYIFNVFSTASQINIIWNTVMILLVYFIDRVLVKKNKVALIRALKNET, encoded by the coding sequence ATGAAGACCACTAAAAATATATCCGAGTTTACAAACTACATAAAAAATGCCCATAGTATAACACTTAAACGAGTTATAGCTGCAGTCTCGTTTAATATAATAATGATGCTATTTTTTTTAAGTTTGTATAAAGGCAATTTAAATTTTTCTACTTTATTATTGATGGGTGCCTTCTCACTTCTACTTTCACCAATATTTTTTGTAAAAGATATGTTCCACCCTATTTACATATTTATAACCATACAAATACTACCATTAATAAATTTCTTGGAAAAAGATTTATATGGTAAACCATTTAGATATGCAATGTGGTTAATTGATAATGAATATCACTTCATAATGGCATACTCATTATTAATTATCATTGTATGGTTTGTTTTTTTGTACGGTGGATTTTTAATTGTTTCCAATCAAAAATCGATAATTAGGTTAAGTCCATTCAGATATGCATTGAATAGTCCGATAAGTTGTGCGAAAATTATACTAATTATTAGTGTCATAACATATCTTTATATCTTGTTTGAAATGGGTGGCTTCATGTCAATGATAAACATGATGAGTAATCGTGTAGAATTGTATTCTGGCAAAGCGTATCTAATTAATATTGTTAAGTTAGGAAGCTTAGCTTCTATACTGTATCTATATGGAGGACGAGTTAAATCTTCAGTGCTCATAAATGTGGCCACATTTATTGCAATGTCAACATTTGGTGGGAGAGAAAGAGCATTCTTTGGTGTGGTTTTTCCATATTTAATATTCTATAATTATTCATATAAGAAAATAAAATTAAGAAATTTAATTTTTATAATTATACCAGCTGTTTTTTTTGGAATATTATGGGGAAATCTTAGGCGTTATGGAGACTTAAGTCTGATGGGAGTAGAGTTAGGGAACCTATTATTCGCAGTTGCAAGAGGAAAAGCTACTGCTGATATTTTACCATCATTGATTGCCCTCCTCTTAAATGGAGATATACAATTTAATTTTGGAAAAACTTTAATAAATATCTTTTTTGCACCTATTCCAAGAATATTATGGAGTTCAAAGCCGAGTATCGATGATGCAGGAATAGTTGGAGAAGCAATATTAGGACAAAATTATTGGGGACTTCCTCCTAGAAGTTATGGATTAGCATTTTTCAATTTTCACTGGTTTGGTGTTATACTATTAGCGGTTATAACAGGGGTGATCATCAGAAAGTTATATAATCGAATGCTTAAAACAAGAGTGACTACAGATATTTCGGACTTTTGGATTGTTCTGTTTTATTCCTTGAATATTAGATATATTTTCAATGTGTTCTCTACTGCTTCTCAAATTAATATAATTTGGAATACTGTTATGATATTACTTGTATATTTTATTGACAGAGTTTTGGTTAAAAAAAACAAAGTAGCATTAATTCGGGCACTAAAAAACGAAACATAA